Within the Vigna angularis cultivar LongXiaoDou No.4 chromosome 10, ASM1680809v1, whole genome shotgun sequence genome, the region TTTTGGTATTCGacattcaaaatatattgatgTGCTTTTGGTATCGAAACAGTGCGGGATTACTCCATGCACCTCTCCACCCTTCTCCGTACACTCctacatttcaaaaatatcattcttcaaaaagcttttttttttaataaatttcaaaattcgttgaagtttttgaaaaaaatttcaacagaTTTCGAGAAATATTTAAGGCAATGTTATGAAGATACAGTGCCCTATTTGACATAGTAGAAAGATTTACTTATCTTTTGTAATATGAATTTTTATCTACAATATTTAAGAATTGTTAGTCATATTTTTTGGCTAAATACCTCAAAAAGAGGATTTCTCTTCTGTAAtcaaattgtttgaaaattattatgctCGATATAGGATTGATAGGAAAATGTAATTAAAGGACTTTCTATTACAATTGCATTTGTAAATGTCATGCATAAGGATTGGAGTACCTAAGTACTCAATTTAATATCATACAGTTTTCTTTGGtgataaacacaaataaataaaaacatactttaaaaagaaaggtgtataagaaacaaatttaagagagaaataaatttaagaaaataaggGTTAGTTACACACGCATTTTACTTTtgcaattcattttcttaaaacttaatcgttaatattaattatttattagagtaaaagaatttacaataaagagatttaaaaatgaaaaatactataaaaatgAACTTGATTGGAcataactattttatatatggCTACCTTCTAACTTATAGAAACTATatttacacaaaaataaaaataaaaaatataagtttagaaattaattaagaaagatGGAGCTAAAGATAGATGAAAAAGGGAAGAATAAAGAAGAATGAGTTACCCTTTACCTAATTTGGAAAGGAATAACAAAAACCGTATTTGGGAATAAAATAGGAATTAAACAATAAAGCATGCTGAGAGATAACTACAAACATTTGAGTTGTACTTTTCCTAATGAAGCAATAATGCTTACTATAAAAACCATTATTTAAGACATTATTTGCATTGTTCAATTGctccaaaagaaaacaaaatggaaaaaagCTCAAAAATTTTCTGGGTTATTTCCATAATCATAACTCAACAATTAGCATTCTTGGCCAATGCCTCACATCCTAGAAAGAGGATTGTGGCAGCTTTATACGTTTTTGGTGATTCCACTGTAGATGCTGGAAACaacaacaatctcaacacaCTTGCCAAGGCAAATGCATTTCCGTACGGCATTGACTTCAATAATTGTTCCACAGGAAGGTTTAGCAATGGCAAAACCCTTGCTGACCTTATTGGTAATATTTCGATTTAATGTTTCCATgcaaatgtaaaaaaaaaacaatcttactaagatttttttacatttttttccttatGTAGCTATTAGACTGAGTTTGCCAATGCCACCTCCGTACTTAGGTGTGCCCAAGTCTAAGAGACATCAAGTAATAAGAGGGATTAACTATGCATCAGGCTCTTGTGGAATCTTGAATTCAACTAGAACAGTaagattcaaaataaataaatagtgttTAGTatgctttttcttctcaaactattttctaaaattatgttttatctttaaaaactatatatttactTCTTTGCATTATATGAAAGTCATATAAAATATCCTTTCAACAAACAAGACATGGAAGTTATATTCTAATTAACATTGGAACTCcatttatgatataataaataatttagatgttattttttgaaaagatgctttagataatttttataaaatacataaacaaaataaacatacatttaatatggggaaaaaatataatctttaaaAGTAACTTCATcataataagaaatatatttgactcaaataaaaatttcttgTTCAGTTTCTTTctcatcatatttttattttgtgacGAAGGGGGATTGCTTGTCTTTAGACAAACAAATTGAATACTTCACCTCAACTGTGGTCAATGATCTTCCAAGAAGCATACAtagcaaaacaaaattaaggCATTACTTGGCCAATTCGTTATATCTCTTATCAATTGGATCTAATGATTACATGTTGAATTATTTCAAGTATCCAAATGGAACGAATAACAATCTAAATCCAGAAAAATATGCAGATTACCTACTTGAACAATTGGCTTCACGTATCAAGgtaatctttttaataaatgatttgaATTATACGATGATTTCTCATAGGTAGTAATtggtaaattttaatatgtCACTTTTCAATTAAGTATTTTACATATcataagtatttaaattttccGAAAGAATGTGTTTccttcattcttttttttttctccagaGAATTTATGATCTTGGAGCTCGAAAGTTTGTAGTAAGTAGAATTGGTGAAATTGGTTGCACACCAACATGTGTTATAAGGACACCATATTCCCAAAAATGCAATGAAGATATAAATCAAAAGGTTAAGCACTACTCAGAAAAACTCCCTGTGAAGCTACAAGAGCTGCAAACCCAACTCTCACATTCACACTTTATTAATTTGGATAATTACAATTTCTCCCAGAAAATTAGAAATTCTCCTGAAAAATTTGGTAAACAACGTCTCCCATGAATCTcttataaaaaaggaaataaaaagtttatgtGTTTTTTGTATTCTAGTATGATCATAGCTGAtgcttttatttattacattttcagggttcaaatatatttttgactCTTGTGTCCAAAGAAGGAAACCTTGTGCAAATCggaatgaatattatttttttgacttTGCTCACCCTACTGAagctacaaataaaatatatgcaaATGAGTGTTTTAGTGGAACCCAATTGTGCCTTCCTTACAATATTCTGAAATTGATTCATGGAAACTAAAATATTTGTACCACGttcttatataaatatatcatcaacaactttttttgttatttgttgttcaCTTTCTCCTTATGTATGATAAACAAGTTAAACCCCGTTTAAAGTGTTTTATGATTTTGAACAATTAAAATGGACTTGTACTATATagtagagagagaagaagagaaaaatacaataaatattgtAGAAAAAGATGGTTTTGGAAATCAAATATCAAGAATTTGAGTTTTAGGAGAGGGATGAATGCCTATATGAAAggtaaataaattgaaaaaataatactctatacttatttttttttataattatacctAGTATGGTTGGAAATATGTTACTAGGAAATATTTTTAcagtaaatataatttcattacatattatattttcatgAGATACTCGATGGTTGTGTACATGTGTTTAAACAcggtttaatatatatatatatatatatatatatatatatatatatatatatatatatatatatatatatatatatcgtatTAATAATGTGAAGGTAATggatattaataattttctccACAAGAATATGGATTAAATTAGTATCTTCAAAAGGTTTAAGTATTTGTGTGGAAGTTTACAATGACTTATGTATATATTAGGTTGTGGGGTTGAGTGTTTCTTTCATACTATCTTCTTCACTCCTTAACtcttttatttgatgtttcattTTCCCATCCGATCTAATGTACCTGTTAAagatactttaatttttaagttagtTTGATATTCGAAcagtttaataataatgttataataGATATGTTGCTAAAAGTTTCAACGACACCTTTGACTTGAGTTTATACATTTTTCCATAGATTACTGATTATATTTATGGCTTAATTATGTTAAATCTGATTATTAACATGTTTACCTTAATCGAATTGTCATCGCTATCTCTTCAAGGAATTCCCCTGGTCAGGTTGACATGAGATACACCGATAATGTATGAGTGTCTTCATGGTCACTTGGGTTGATCGAAATTGTCCTAAAAATTATTGGTAATCTATGATGCTGGATTATTCAGAGAAAGTAAAACCGCTGTTAATACACTTATGAGGATAAAACCCCAACCACGAAAAATATCctaatattaaatacaatttttcttcttgtagtgtaaattttgaaaaccacatatATCAAATCAGTACACACATGAATGGTGTTTCTAACTTTATATCATTgactatataaaataaataaaagaatattgaatCAAACTGATGATAAATTATGACACTTTTTTTAAGGCGATGGAGTATTATCTAAGAATTTTTAAGTCAAACGTGTTCGGTACACACTCTTTCTTCGTTATTTTTGACGAGTCATGCATGACAACAAATCTCAAAGAAATAGACGGGGATTGCGACCACATGGTGTTGGTCAATTTGTACGCAAATATTTGGCTGAACGTTTCTTGAAAGAGCATTTTTCTTCCGCTAATTGTGCATTTACCATACTATAATAATAGCattagaataaaaaactaaaccctaattgaaatatattacaGAGTGGCAAATTCAAagactataatataataatttcctagttaaattaaacattataaagaaattaggtaaaaaatgaaaaacttccTCCAAATACTCTATCGGGATATTAATACAAAACCAAAAACTGTTGCCTTAAATGTACGTCACTTTCCTCAACACACAATCCCAAACATTATTAACGATTCCATTTATTGCTTCTACCTTCCTCTATTCACTGCCACCACCGCCATTTACACCTCTAATATCTCACAACTTGGTCACAGATTGAGccgaaaaaggaaaaaataaaaaataaaacttggtCAACTCAGAATGTGATTAGCTTTAAGTTTATAATCAcacaattttacttttaacaatttaatcatttttgtgaaattgattGTTTCATGTATTATAACTATACTACTTTCtaatgttcaaaacacatgacaaGTTAATGGAAGATGAGTATATTAGAATGAATGAAAAAGactaaaatcacatatatatacCTTTAAACAAACccaattgataaattaaaagcTAAAACTTGTCACCAAAACACATGTATCATAATTGCAATCAATTCTGACTTACCGATTATTTCCCAAACCTGTATTTTCTGtggttaaaattatttatgaatacttttattaaaagaagTTCTCTTACAAACTGAAAccaacttaataaaaataaatttcttacattaaattaaaatataattctaaaaaatCGAACTATTTCTACAAATGaacatgtttataatttttccaTTCATGATTAAaactctttcattttttattcatttcttttataaaaatgtcatgTTGCCATGCACGCGCTTCAACATGTTCAAATGTCGGCGCTTACCAAGCTTCTGGTTTCGTCCAAAACGAGCCGTGAGAGCTGTTGCAGCGCGACATCCACAACATCCTCAAACCCAACAACTCCACTCGCATCGGGGTGCGTGTAAGTGAGTTTCGGGATCAACCCAATGACCACCTCACGCATTTTCTCAACCTCTTTCTCTTCAATAATCGCAAGCACATCTTCGATCCTCTTCTTCCCTTCATTCACCTCTCTCTCGTCTATGAATACCGAATACGTATCCCTCTCCGTAGGAAAATACCACACGTACTGTGTATAAGCAGTATGTTCTGAGAAAAACACGGGAATACACCCAGCAAGAACCGAGTCGAAGGTTGACCGGCGCGTGAAGGAGTCTCCGGGGGCCTGAAGACAGAACGTGGACTTGCTCATAACTTCCAGAACATTCATGGGGTTGTGGCACCGAGCATCACCACTGGCGCACTGTACCAAAACGCAGCGTTCCGATGCGTCGCATTGCGTCACGATGTGGTCACGGACCTTGGCTTTGGCGAGGTTGGGACGCGTGCCGCCgacgaaggagaagaggaaCGGACGAGGGCGTTGGCGAACTGTGTTCTGCCACGTAAGCATCTCGGAGAGGGTTTTGGGGTGGAAGTAGGAGGGGTAGGGGATTGCGAATTGGTTGTGTCCTTGCCAGGGATGTCTTTCCACTGTTAGCACCGACATGTTTCGGACAGTGGGTAGGTTAAGGAAGATGTTTGCTCCGAAGTCGGGTCCATCTTTTGTGCGCATGAAATCCCACGCTGTTCTCCCCACGGCAACAAAATGGTctttccctacacgtaaccaaacacattttcctttttaccattatatatatatatatataatatatataatgcaGCAATAATGCAGGGAGATTTAGGTTACAGTTCTTTTTACCATTGTTCCTTTTCCACCATGGTTGACTCTGGAGGAAGTCAACAAGATCGACGGCCAAAGCATCACGGAGGGTGAGATTGTGCTCACGGAAGACGCTG harbors:
- the LOC108334973 gene encoding GDSL esterase/lipase At2g03980, which encodes MEKSSKIFWVISIIITQQLAFLANASHPRKRIVAALYVFGDSTVDAGNNNNLNTLAKANAFPYGIDFNNCSTGRFSNGKTLADLIAIRLSLPMPPPYLGVPKSKRHQVIRGINYASGSCGILNSTRTGDCLSLDKQIEYFTSTVVNDLPRSIHSKTKLRHYLANSLYLLSIGSNDYMLNYFKYPNGTNNNLNPEKYADYLLEQLASRIKRIYDLGARKFVVSRIGEIGCTPTCVIRTPYSQKCNEDINQKVKHYSEKLPVKLQELQTQLSHSHFINLDNYNFSQKIRNSPEKFGFKYIFDSCVQRRKPCANRNEYYFFDFAHPTEATNKIYANECFSGTQLCLPYNILKLIHGN
- the LOC108335275 gene encoding probable xyloglucan galactosyltransferase GT17 isoform X1 — encoded protein: MFFRKPSPTTPLHSLPSQTPSFSKSKEPHNHIITNKLRYTIFLSLFLLSWLLLLRHHHPLTPSQNQTTTTCQGSGPLFYIYALPSRFNLGLLQRCQNLNIYTNMCPHVANNGLGQPLPTPSWYATHQFIGDMIVHARLQNHPCRTSDPHAARLFYIPFYGGLHASSVFREHNLTLRDALAVDLVDFLQSQPWWKRNNGKCVWLRVGKDHFVAVGRTAWDFMRTKDGPDFGANIFLNLPTVRNMSVLTVERHPWQGHNQFAIPYPSYFHPKTLSEMLTWQNTVRQRPRPFLFSFVGGTRPNLAKAKVRDHIVTQCDASERCVLVQCASGDARCHNPMNVLEVMSKSTFCLQAPGDSFTRRSTFDSVLAGCIPVFFSEHTAYTQYVWYFPTERDTYSVFIDEREVNEGKKRIEDVLAIIEEKEVEKMREVVIGLIPKLTYTHPDASGVVGFEDVVDVALQQLSRLVLDETRSLVSADI
- the LOC108335275 gene encoding probable xyloglucan galactosyltransferase GT17 isoform X2 encodes the protein MFFRKPSPTTPLHSLPSQTPSFSKSKEPHNHIITNKLRYTIFLSLFLLSWLLLLRHHHPLTPSQNQTTTTCQGSGPLFYIYALPSRFNLGLLQRCQNLNIYTNMCPHVANNGLGQPLPTPSWYATHQFIGDMIVHARLQNHPCRTSDPHAARLFYIPFYGGLHASSVFREHNLTLRDALAVDLVDFLQSQPWWKRNNGKDHFVAVGRTAWDFMRTKDGPDFGANIFLNLPTVRNMSVLTVERHPWQGHNQFAIPYPSYFHPKTLSEMLTWQNTVRQRPRPFLFSFVGGTRPNLAKAKVRDHIVTQCDASERCVLVQCASGDARCHNPMNVLEVMSKSTFCLQAPGDSFTRRSTFDSVLAGCIPVFFSEHTAYTQYVWYFPTERDTYSVFIDEREVNEGKKRIEDVLAIIEEKEVEKMREVVIGLIPKLTYTHPDASGVVGFEDVVDVALQQLSRLVLDETRSLVSADI